One Corallococcus exiguus DNA segment encodes these proteins:
- a CDS encoding type I polyketide synthase: MDFFAVPYDIHFDDTMAYGSHHFLTNFKFQCAGREHLLFSPHAFEEPDFRRDFDQVLLLTYEGYSRNLAPAALGDRLIILTSLEERGEVSLRFCFRTLKSDGTPVACGYQTVLCADRQGTLRAFPESFQRSFESLAALHEPTGPKSFRDLALQGGGGVQALFPEAVRALARTLLADTAPRGVSRMVRIPESVPAPGLQLPANATAFLFAGQGTFEPALFLQLKALQPDLRDELLAVKEACRSQGIDVGPLLAAEDVAQVGRALDAAPLLDQLGIFLSGVLGARWMERQGTRPDVFVGHSFGEIAAMTAAGAMDLRTGAEVVCRRIRALQTVPEDLGTLAAVALSEAETVQAVAESGARSLEIAGRNHSRQTVVAGAREELERLRAFLERQGKGFTFISSRYPFHHPSLAPAVTAFRASLADLAVHPARGPIYSPIERRIYGRDGSELAGALASHLVRPFDFPGAVETLVDAGCTRFVDCGTGGRLTRIVQRILPKDTSVAMTSVDRSRPVGPPAVTPVARDAAPVVPAIAVVSLGCMLPGGAKDPETYWRNIQRGISGIVDTGVSHPDQVVDFVGPAVTPDRTYTLLTGRVLDSDLVPPPGITPDRFQRYGREQRLLAIALSQAMESLRSTAPRAPGRIQCLLGSTADGSPEYDDALCVEAGEALLRARGETAREFSALMREALGVTATSSELAPHPTLQSVVTDVVGPSVSTMLLDAACASSLYAIALGMKALERGEADLVLAGGVFSPGPGNSCLFSQFKGLSATGSRPFDERADGVIFGEGAGVVGLMRLEDAVSAGLKVRAVIRGAGLSSDGRSSSANVPRADGQVAAMEACYAAAGVEPASIQYIEAHGTATPAGDTTELQSIGRVFGGKRKGLQLASVKALIGHVGWAAGAASVIKLCKALEHRSFPPQSHFDRPGAGLRALGPDFEVSTREQPWPENGDHPRRAATNGFGFGGTNAHLVLEEYQGGPLAPRAKSTQLPSEELVVVAAEGMFPEARFDAKGMRLPASVRLLPDITEDMDLTQHLGLIVASDVVKKLGAFDSLRTGTAIVLGLEGKTRRGVEATQRVLADSTRRRLREHIQRAPDSTRLLPLVDRLHAAVGALRPSGPYTLQGMMPNVTPGRVAGVLDTKGPNFVVDAGAGTLAASLRASRALLDSGFELVLVGSAHVKRPGEGAAVSAPEEGMTMLAVTTAAKAEARGLKPLCHVRLFEEAGSGAGPGVTLPPHSAREAQDVLSAVRAATEGEAITLRFHPDAATGTRLMLQLQPGLNARSGAPEEQAVAAGSPSAERHGLETSARPSDMTTISDAENRELRRNAPSAADRTNLSDSRTGLDSPVGREGLPLQPGGENLSDSRTGLGRTGPEVGSMGVRVSGAPFAPGTTAPVAASATSIPEASDGFDHSAPIRYHAPVLVERPALTTGASQLRGRRVLFIAQDEAVARELSAQAHDICGPEFRILHSGASDEGARIHGIDLTREETAEANLAALGFEPQVIISVCRMSSEESESSVVADTALRHEALELLFLSARRAYEGLSAGTVTLASLCIGGVGARRTLHPVTGLFAGLLKSLGREVPARGIRAIATGPLPLRTALDHVAAELGTGDDTAPVEVCFDGSVRCVRLLQPTDVPARPAVTLDSNSVVLLTGGGRGVTAVLAGALLKRYGCKVVLLGRSDPSDAPARVLQARDEELGAVEREFYASELARDSTVRMPALRARFERHLAVRELRATLDGLMRLPGQMTYRASDVTRPEDVDRVVEELLREHGRLDLVVHGAGTQVSKKLHRRRLTELRSTLDTKLLGLRNLRESCARRLPAPVPFHVLTSAFSYIGNDGQADYGAANEALDRLCAWVSDSRQDVQWCSVGWLAWDGIGMTRGSEYRVLGASRRLRGIRADEGEALFLQLVDGQPVQPINVQLTESERGFYGLEVIAPPAPTPEPPRPTRRDLTVDAASVPCLEDHLVRGTPTLPGAWALDLMFQAALDDTRPELRTVTIEDVRFSRFIRVKPGGQQALRAECTPLTDAPGQHSVQVKLTGDIVHASGVVLERDLVYAEARFTLTAEPPRSPHRLEAAHASGQGMAVHDPHCATGSPIELRRMFDCLEEIRLEEDARFARLGLPEVPRQAGHGVPALVLDAALRLSAMHVEGVSNDVFAPVGVQRATFDRDLVAHDARAPRRLTLKSLAPRVEGDLLQCGTVAAHDEAGRLRMLIEGGIARPMA, encoded by the coding sequence ATGGACTTCTTCGCTGTCCCGTACGACATCCACTTCGACGACACGATGGCCTACGGGAGCCATCACTTCCTCACCAACTTCAAGTTCCAGTGCGCCGGCCGGGAGCACCTGCTCTTCAGCCCGCACGCCTTCGAAGAGCCCGACTTCCGGCGCGACTTCGACCAGGTGCTCCTGCTCACCTACGAGGGCTATTCGCGCAACCTCGCCCCGGCGGCGCTGGGGGACCGGCTGATCATCCTGACGTCACTGGAGGAGCGCGGCGAGGTGTCCCTGCGCTTCTGCTTCCGCACGTTGAAGAGCGACGGCACGCCGGTGGCCTGCGGCTACCAGACCGTGCTCTGCGCGGACCGGCAGGGAACGCTGCGCGCGTTTCCGGAGTCATTCCAGCGCAGCTTCGAATCGCTGGCGGCACTACATGAACCGACGGGCCCGAAGAGCTTCCGCGACCTCGCCTTGCAGGGAGGTGGAGGCGTGCAGGCCTTGTTCCCGGAGGCCGTGCGAGCACTGGCGCGGACGCTGCTGGCGGACACCGCTCCACGCGGCGTCTCGCGGATGGTCCGCATTCCCGAGTCGGTGCCCGCGCCCGGCCTTCAGCTGCCAGCCAACGCCACCGCCTTCCTGTTCGCGGGACAGGGCACGTTCGAGCCCGCCCTCTTCCTTCAGTTGAAGGCGCTCCAGCCGGATCTGCGTGATGAGCTGCTGGCGGTGAAGGAGGCCTGCCGCTCGCAGGGCATCGACGTGGGCCCGCTGCTCGCGGCGGAGGACGTCGCACAGGTGGGCCGGGCGTTGGACGCGGCGCCGCTGTTGGATCAACTCGGCATCTTCCTGTCCGGGGTGCTGGGGGCGCGGTGGATGGAGCGTCAGGGAACCCGGCCGGATGTGTTCGTGGGGCACAGCTTCGGGGAGATCGCGGCGATGACCGCGGCCGGAGCCATGGACCTGCGCACGGGCGCGGAGGTGGTGTGCCGTCGCATCCGAGCGCTCCAGACCGTGCCGGAGGATCTGGGCACGCTCGCGGCGGTCGCCCTGTCTGAGGCGGAGACCGTCCAGGCCGTGGCGGAGAGTGGAGCCAGGTCGCTGGAGATCGCGGGCCGCAATCATTCGCGGCAGACCGTGGTCGCGGGGGCTCGTGAGGAACTGGAGCGGTTGCGCGCGTTCCTGGAGCGGCAGGGCAAGGGCTTCACGTTCATCTCCAGCCGCTACCCGTTCCACCACCCGAGCCTGGCGCCCGCGGTCACCGCGTTCCGCGCGAGCCTCGCGGACCTGGCCGTGCATCCGGCGCGAGGGCCCATTTATTCGCCCATCGAGCGGCGGATTTACGGACGTGACGGGTCCGAGCTGGCGGGGGCGCTCGCGTCCCACCTGGTGCGTCCCTTCGACTTCCCAGGCGCGGTGGAGACGTTGGTGGACGCGGGCTGCACGCGGTTCGTGGACTGCGGCACGGGGGGACGGCTGACGCGCATCGTCCAGCGGATCCTTCCCAAGGACACCTCCGTGGCGATGACGTCCGTGGACCGTTCGCGGCCCGTGGGTCCTCCGGCCGTGACGCCTGTCGCTCGGGATGCAGCGCCCGTGGTTCCGGCCATCGCGGTGGTGTCGTTGGGCTGCATGCTTCCTGGCGGCGCGAAGGATCCGGAGACGTACTGGCGGAACATCCAGCGGGGAATCAGCGGCATCGTCGACACGGGTGTGAGCCATCCGGACCAGGTCGTGGATTTCGTGGGTCCTGCGGTGACTCCGGACCGCACGTACACGCTGCTCACCGGACGGGTCCTGGACAGCGACCTCGTTCCGCCTCCGGGAATCACGCCGGACCGATTCCAGCGCTATGGCCGTGAGCAGCGGTTGCTGGCCATCGCGCTCAGTCAGGCGATGGAGTCCTTGCGGTCCACCGCGCCGCGCGCGCCTGGGCGCATCCAGTGCCTGCTCGGATCCACCGCGGACGGTTCGCCCGAGTACGACGACGCGCTGTGCGTGGAAGCGGGAGAGGCCCTGCTGCGTGCTCGTGGAGAGACGGCACGGGAGTTCTCCGCGCTGATGCGTGAGGCGCTGGGTGTCACCGCGACGTCCTCCGAACTGGCGCCGCACCCCACCCTCCAGTCGGTGGTGACGGACGTGGTGGGTCCAAGCGTGTCCACGATGCTGTTGGACGCGGCGTGTGCCTCTTCGCTCTACGCCATCGCGCTGGGGATGAAGGCACTGGAGCGCGGCGAGGCCGACCTTGTGCTCGCTGGAGGAGTGTTCTCTCCGGGACCGGGCAACAGCTGCCTGTTCTCCCAGTTCAAGGGGCTCTCCGCGACGGGGAGCCGGCCGTTCGACGAGCGCGCGGATGGCGTCATCTTCGGCGAGGGCGCGGGAGTAGTCGGCCTGATGCGTCTGGAGGATGCAGTCTCCGCGGGGCTGAAGGTCCGCGCGGTCATCCGCGGCGCGGGGCTGTCCAGCGACGGACGCAGCAGCTCCGCCAACGTCCCGCGAGCGGACGGACAGGTGGCCGCGATGGAGGCGTGCTACGCGGCGGCGGGCGTTGAACCGGCGTCCATCCAGTACATCGAGGCGCACGGAACGGCCACGCCGGCTGGAGACACCACCGAGTTGCAGTCGATTGGCCGTGTCTTCGGAGGCAAGCGGAAGGGCCTCCAGCTCGCCAGCGTGAAGGCGTTGATCGGCCATGTCGGGTGGGCCGCGGGTGCGGCATCGGTCATCAAGCTGTGCAAGGCGCTGGAGCACCGAAGCTTCCCGCCGCAGTCCCACTTCGACCGTCCAGGTGCGGGGCTGCGAGCGCTCGGGCCGGACTTCGAGGTGAGCACGCGGGAGCAGCCGTGGCCGGAGAACGGAGACCATCCGCGCCGTGCGGCCACGAACGGCTTCGGCTTCGGCGGCACGAACGCGCACCTGGTGTTGGAGGAGTACCAGGGAGGCCCGCTCGCGCCGCGCGCCAAGTCCACGCAGCTTCCGAGCGAAGAACTGGTGGTGGTGGCCGCGGAGGGAATGTTCCCGGAGGCGCGATTCGACGCCAAGGGGATGCGTCTGCCCGCATCCGTGCGGCTGCTGCCGGACATCACCGAGGACATGGACCTCACGCAGCACCTGGGGCTCATCGTCGCGAGCGACGTCGTGAAGAAGCTCGGGGCGTTCGATTCGCTGCGGACGGGGACGGCCATCGTCCTGGGGTTGGAGGGCAAGACGCGCCGGGGCGTGGAGGCCACGCAGCGAGTGCTGGCGGACTCCACTCGGCGAAGGCTGCGTGAGCACATCCAGCGAGCGCCGGACTCCACGCGGCTCCTGCCGCTGGTGGACCGGCTCCATGCGGCGGTGGGCGCGCTGCGGCCGTCCGGTCCGTACACGCTCCAGGGGATGATGCCCAACGTCACGCCGGGGCGGGTGGCAGGGGTGCTCGACACCAAGGGACCGAACTTCGTGGTGGACGCGGGGGCCGGCACGCTGGCCGCGTCACTGCGCGCTTCACGGGCCTTGTTGGACAGCGGCTTCGAACTGGTGCTCGTGGGCAGCGCTCACGTGAAGAGGCCCGGAGAAGGCGCCGCTGTGTCCGCGCCTGAAGAGGGCATGACGATGCTGGCGGTGACCACGGCCGCGAAGGCTGAAGCGCGGGGCTTGAAGCCGCTGTGCCACGTGCGGCTGTTCGAAGAGGCGGGCTCCGGCGCAGGGCCGGGCGTCACGTTGCCGCCGCACTCCGCTCGGGAAGCACAAGACGTGCTGAGCGCGGTGCGGGCCGCCACCGAAGGAGAGGCCATCACGCTGCGCTTCCATCCGGATGCCGCGACCGGCACACGGCTGATGCTCCAGCTTCAACCAGGCCTCAACGCCCGGTCTGGAGCACCGGAGGAACAAGCGGTGGCGGCAGGATCTCCGTCCGCGGAGCGCCACGGTCTGGAGACGTCCGCCAGGCCCTCGGACATGACCACCATCTCTGATGCTGAGAATCGAGAACTCCGACGGAACGCCCCGTCGGCGGCGGACCGCACAAACCTGTCCGACAGTCGGACAGGTTTGGACAGCCCGGTCGGCCGGGAGGGGCTCCCCCTTCAGCCGGGCGGCGAAAACCTGTCGGACAGTCGGACAGGTTTGGGCCGCACCGGGCCGGAGGTGGGCAGCATGGGTGTCCGCGTGTCTGGCGCTCCGTTTGCACCAGGAACCACCGCACCGGTCGCCGCATCCGCCACTTCCATCCCGGAGGCATCCGACGGCTTCGACCACTCGGCGCCCATCCGCTACCACGCGCCAGTGCTGGTCGAGCGTCCGGCCCTGACGACCGGAGCGTCGCAGCTGCGTGGCCGGCGAGTGCTGTTCATCGCTCAAGACGAGGCCGTGGCCCGGGAGCTCTCGGCCCAGGCACACGACATCTGCGGCCCTGAGTTCCGCATCCTCCACTCGGGCGCCTCCGATGAGGGAGCGCGGATCCACGGCATCGACCTGACACGGGAGGAGACCGCGGAGGCGAACCTGGCTGCGCTCGGCTTCGAGCCACAGGTCATCATCTCGGTGTGCCGCATGTCCTCAGAGGAGAGCGAGTCCTCCGTCGTCGCGGACACGGCCCTGCGCCATGAGGCGCTGGAGTTGCTCTTCCTGTCCGCTCGTCGCGCTTATGAGGGACTGTCCGCTGGCACCGTGACGCTGGCGAGTCTGTGCATCGGCGGCGTCGGTGCACGCCGGACGCTGCACCCCGTCACCGGCCTCTTCGCCGGCCTGCTCAAGTCCCTGGGCCGCGAGGTCCCGGCGCGTGGCATCCGTGCCATCGCCACGGGTCCGCTTCCGCTTCGCACGGCGCTCGACCATGTCGCTGCCGAGCTGGGCACCGGTGACGACACCGCGCCCGTGGAGGTCTGCTTCGACGGATCCGTTCGATGCGTCCGGCTGCTCCAGCCCACGGACGTCCCGGCACGGCCCGCCGTCACGCTCGACTCCAACTCGGTGGTCCTGCTGACGGGCGGTGGACGTGGCGTGACGGCCGTCCTCGCCGGAGCGCTGCTCAAGCGGTACGGATGCAAGGTCGTCCTCCTGGGCCGCAGCGATCCTTCCGACGCTCCCGCACGCGTGCTCCAGGCGCGCGACGAGGAACTGGGCGCCGTGGAGCGCGAGTTCTACGCCTCGGAGCTCGCCCGTGACAGCACGGTGCGCATGCCCGCGCTGCGAGCACGCTTCGAGCGCCACCTGGCCGTGCGTGAGCTGCGGGCCACGCTCGACGGACTCATGCGGCTTCCCGGCCAGATGACCTACCGCGCCTCGGACGTCACCCGCCCCGAGGACGTGGACCGCGTGGTGGAGGAGCTGCTCCGTGAACACGGACGGCTCGACCTGGTGGTCCATGGCGCGGGCACGCAGGTCTCCAAGAAGCTCCACCGCCGTCGGCTCACGGAGCTTCGGAGCACGCTGGACACCAAGCTGCTGGGACTGCGCAACCTGCGCGAGTCCTGCGCACGCCGTCTCCCCGCCCCTGTTCCATTCCACGTCCTGACATCCGCGTTCAGCTACATCGGCAATGACGGACAGGCGGACTACGGCGCGGCGAACGAAGCGCTGGACCGGCTCTGCGCCTGGGTCAGCGACTCACGCCAGGACGTGCAGTGGTGCAGCGTGGGCTGGCTCGCCTGGGACGGCATCGGCATGACGCGCGGATCTGAGTACCGCGTGCTCGGAGCCAGCCGCCGGCTGCGCGGCATCCGCGCCGACGAGGGCGAGGCGCTCTTCCTCCAACTGGTGGACGGCCAGCCCGTCCAACCCATCAACGTCCAGCTCACCGAGAGCGAGCGCGGCTTCTACGGCCTGGAGGTGATCGCCCCGCCCGCGCCCACCCCAGAACCTCCGCGCCCCACACGAAGGGACCTCACGGTCGACGCGGCGAGCGTCCCGTGCCTGGAGGACCACCTCGTCCGAGGCACGCCCACCCTGCCCGGCGCCTGGGCCCTGGACCTGATGTTCCAGGCGGCCCTGGACGACACGCGCCCCGAGCTGCGCACCGTCACCATCGAGGACGTGCGGTTCTCCCGCTTCATCCGCGTGAAGCCCGGAGGCCAGCAGGCCCTGCGCGCCGAGTGCACTCCACTCACCGATGCCCCGGGCCAGCACAGCGTGCAGGTGAAACTCACGGGCGACATCGTCCATGCCTCCGGCGTGGTGCTGGAGCGTGACCTTGTCTACGCCGAGGCCCGGTTCACGCTGACGGCGGAACCGCCCCGGTCCCCACACCGACTGGAGGCCGCCCACGCCTCGGGCCAGGGCATGGCCGTGCACGACCCGCACTGCGCCACGGGCTCCCCCATCGAGCTGCGCAGGATGTTCGACTGCCTGGAGGAGATCCGCCTGGAGGAAGACGCCCGCTTCGCGCGGCTCGGGCTGCCGGAAGTGCCACGGCAAGCGGGCCACGGCGTGCCGGCGCTCGTGCTGGACGCGGCCCTGCGCCTGAGCGCGATGCACGTGGAGGGCGTGTCGAATGACGTGTTCGCTCCCGTGGGCGTCCAGCGGGCCACGTTCGACCGGGACCTGGTCGCGCACGACGCCAGGGCTCCTCGCCGGCTCACGCTGAAGTCGCTCGCGCCTCGCGTGGAGGGCGACCTGCTCCAGTGCGGCACCGTGGCGGCCCATGACGAAGCCGGCCGACTTCGGATGCTCATTGAAGGCGGCATCGCCCGCCCCATGGCTTGA
- a CDS encoding SDR family oxidoreductase: protein MSARSSQSHTSTPSNILEQVRQCAASVTRYPLDILTEHAQLEDELGIDSVKLAEIAAVIAREFQLPPDRLPRNGKARTLGAIAGAVTEALGTEPGPSLHVATSVVPAVVEAKASIGDAKAGAGALATQDLLPRVRAVFARVTRYPEELLTPHADLEDELGIDSVKQAEVMAVLMKELGLSDAPKPSQRLRTMAAIADAARALLPAAPPAVEARPRAPVHLAPTPVPSRTELPFEGKVALVTGSGKGIGRVIATRLARAGATVVVNSFHSREDGEKTARDIVDAGGKAVHLWGSVAQEDHLERMFAAIREQLGGLDLLVCNASNGLIGPFDSIAPRDWDKAFRTCITGTYECAMRARPLMAARGGGSIVTMSTSMSQRYMHDLGCQGVVKAGVESLTRYLAAELAPEGIRTNCVSAGPVHGDLLGMFPDAPERVARWESATPGGRLCTADDVADVTELLLGPKTQRVNGAIWVVDAGLSGTVDGLLPAARAS, encoded by the coding sequence ATGTCCGCGCGTTCTTCTCAATCCCATACATCCACGCCTTCAAACATCCTGGAGCAGGTGCGGCAGTGCGCCGCGTCCGTCACGCGGTATCCGCTCGACATCCTGACGGAGCATGCGCAGCTCGAGGACGAACTGGGCATCGACTCCGTGAAGCTCGCGGAGATCGCCGCGGTCATCGCGCGTGAGTTCCAGCTGCCGCCGGACCGGCTGCCGCGAAACGGGAAGGCGCGCACGCTCGGCGCCATCGCCGGGGCGGTGACGGAGGCGCTGGGCACGGAGCCCGGACCATCGCTCCATGTCGCCACGTCCGTAGTCCCCGCTGTCGTCGAAGCGAAGGCGAGCATCGGTGATGCGAAGGCGGGCGCCGGTGCTCTGGCCACGCAGGACCTCCTGCCCCGCGTGCGCGCCGTGTTCGCGCGGGTGACGCGCTACCCAGAGGAGTTGCTCACGCCGCACGCGGATCTGGAGGACGAGCTGGGCATCGACTCCGTGAAGCAGGCGGAGGTGATGGCCGTGCTCATGAAGGAACTGGGGCTGAGCGACGCGCCGAAGCCCTCGCAGCGCCTGCGCACCATGGCCGCCATCGCCGACGCGGCCCGTGCGCTGCTGCCGGCCGCGCCGCCCGCCGTGGAAGCCAGGCCTCGCGCTCCCGTCCACTTGGCGCCCACGCCTGTTCCGTCGCGCACGGAGCTGCCGTTCGAGGGGAAGGTCGCGCTCGTCACGGGTTCGGGGAAGGGCATCGGCCGGGTCATCGCGACGCGGCTGGCTCGCGCGGGCGCGACGGTGGTCGTCAACTCGTTCCACTCCCGTGAGGACGGAGAGAAGACGGCGCGGGACATCGTCGACGCGGGTGGCAAGGCGGTCCACCTGTGGGGCTCCGTCGCGCAGGAGGATCACCTGGAGCGGATGTTCGCGGCGATCCGCGAGCAGTTGGGTGGGCTCGATCTGCTCGTGTGCAACGCGTCCAACGGGCTCATCGGTCCGTTCGACAGCATCGCGCCCCGGGATTGGGACAAGGCGTTCCGCACCTGCATCACCGGCACCTACGAGTGCGCGATGCGCGCCCGTCCGCTGATGGCCGCGCGTGGGGGCGGGAGCATCGTCACCATGTCCACGTCCATGTCGCAGCGGTACATGCACGACCTGGGTTGCCAGGGCGTGGTGAAGGCGGGCGTGGAGTCCCTCACGCGTTACCTGGCCGCGGAGCTGGCGCCAGAGGGCATCCGCACCAACTGCGTGTCCGCGGGCCCCGTGCACGGTGACCTGCTGGGGATGTTCCCGGACGCGCCGGAGCGCGTGGCGCGATGGGAGTCCGCGACGCCCGGTGGACGGCTGTGCACCGCGGACGACGTCGCGGATGTGACCGAGCTGCTGCTCGGGCCGAAGACGCAGCGAGTGAATGGCGCCATCTGGGTGGTGGACGCCGGCCTCTCCGGAACCGTGGACGGCCTGCTGCCGGCCGCGCGCGCGTCCTGA
- a CDS encoding YciI family protein, which yields MRFMIIRRADKDTEAGVLPDEKLLAAMGAYNEEMVKAGVMLQGEGLHPSSKGARVKFTNGKPAIVDGPFTETKELIAGFTLIQVKSRAEALEWLKRWPSMDAGGNVELELRQVFEDDDFGAEFTPELREQEARIREQAAKNIR from the coding sequence GTGCGCTTCATGATCATCCGCAGGGCGGACAAGGACACGGAAGCCGGCGTGCTCCCGGACGAGAAGCTGCTGGCCGCCATGGGCGCCTACAACGAGGAGATGGTGAAGGCGGGCGTGATGCTCCAGGGCGAGGGCCTGCACCCCAGCAGCAAGGGCGCCCGCGTGAAGTTCACGAACGGCAAACCGGCCATCGTCGACGGTCCCTTCACGGAGACGAAGGAGCTCATCGCCGGCTTCACCCTCATCCAGGTGAAGTCGCGGGCGGAGGCCCTGGAGTGGCTCAAGCGCTGGCCGTCCATGGACGCGGGCGGCAACGTGGAGCTGGAGCTGCGGCAGGTCTTCGAGGACGACGACTTCGGCGCCGAGTTCACGCCCGAGCTGCGAGAGCAGGAAGCGCGCATCCGCGAGCAGGCCGCGAAGAACATCCGCTAG
- a CDS encoding serine hydrolase domain-containing protein: MFQRMVLLCAVCLMACGGKRMPTGPGSPPARLDDGWAVASFEDTGIQRPWFDALEHDVSEGTVEAPDAVLVARGGQLVYERYWNDFTREKAHDLRSATKSVTSLLVGMAHERGLLPDLDAPVLPLLPHLAPVKNADPRKERITLRHLLQMRSGLSCDDWDPESPGNEERMYDTDDWARFIVDVPMRDEPGTVTRYCTGGVVLLGAVLEHVSGRSITDLSREWLFTPMQVQDVTWQPAGKKGTDTGGHLRLRPRDFLKVGQLMLDGGVWQGERRVSEAWVAESGKALGPLGDANYGLLWWSARFVIQGTPVEVSFARGNGGQYVFVAPSLGVTAAFTGSYYNDAGSALPLALFGQYVLPAALGLERPGARGG, encoded by the coding sequence ATGTTCCAGCGGATGGTGCTGCTGTGCGCGGTGTGTCTCATGGCGTGCGGAGGCAAGCGGATGCCCACGGGGCCGGGCTCGCCTCCGGCCCGGCTCGATGACGGCTGGGCCGTGGCCTCCTTCGAGGACACTGGCATTCAGCGCCCGTGGTTCGACGCGCTGGAGCACGACGTGTCCGAAGGCACGGTGGAGGCGCCGGACGCGGTGCTCGTCGCGCGCGGGGGCCAGCTCGTTTACGAGCGCTACTGGAACGACTTCACGCGGGAGAAGGCGCACGACCTGAGGTCCGCCACGAAGAGCGTCACGTCGCTGCTGGTGGGCATGGCGCACGAGCGCGGCCTGCTGCCGGACCTGGACGCGCCCGTGCTCCCGCTCCTGCCGCACCTGGCGCCGGTGAAGAACGCGGATCCGCGCAAGGAGCGCATCACGCTGCGCCACCTGCTCCAGATGCGCTCCGGGCTGTCGTGCGACGACTGGGACCCCGAGTCCCCCGGCAACGAAGAGCGGATGTACGACACGGATGACTGGGCCCGCTTCATCGTGGACGTGCCCATGCGGGACGAGCCCGGCACCGTGACGCGCTACTGCACGGGCGGCGTGGTGCTGCTGGGCGCCGTGCTGGAGCACGTCAGCGGACGCTCCATCACGGACCTGTCGCGCGAGTGGCTGTTCACGCCGATGCAGGTCCAGGACGTCACCTGGCAGCCCGCGGGCAAGAAGGGCACGGACACTGGAGGCCACCTGCGCCTGCGTCCGCGCGACTTCCTCAAGGTGGGGCAGCTCATGCTCGACGGCGGCGTGTGGCAGGGCGAGCGCCGCGTCTCCGAGGCGTGGGTGGCGGAGTCCGGCAAGGCGCTGGGGCCGCTGGGCGACGCGAACTACGGGCTCCTGTGGTGGAGCGCCCGCTTCGTCATCCAGGGCACGCCGGTGGAGGTGTCCTTCGCGCGGGGCAATGGCGGGCAGTACGTCTTCGTCGCCCCTTCGCTGGGCGTCACCGCGGCCTTCACCGGCAGCTACTATAATGATGCGGGCTCGGCGCTCCCCCTGGCCCTGTTCGGACAGTACGTGCTGCCGGCGGCGCTCGGGCTGGAGCGGCCGGGGGCTCGGGGCGGCTGA